The following are from one region of the Hydrogenimonas sp. SS33 genome:
- a CDS encoding HAMP domain-containing sensor histidine kinase, with protein MKQRQIFKVLLFYVATFIAMAGVMWVVFENFGYTDENFAVVTLMLLPLALLFGYILSKVALEPLFITNELLDRLLKDTLHELNIPLSTIFANVGMLLKKEADPKRRTRLERIEKAGHNLQELYEDLDYFIKKEIGTVERERFDLCEAVEKSIQKMEDVKGDISIQYTPKSLSVRADRRGCQKAVDNLLSNAIKYNRPGGRVFVAIEGQQLVVADTGVGMDETTLFHIFDRYYQRDLNASGYGIGLHIVKSFCDEHHIGIDIASKVGEGTTFRLDFGSVAEGERNEKP; from the coding sequence GTGAAGCAGCGGCAGATTTTCAAAGTCCTCCTCTTCTACGTCGCCACCTTCATCGCCATGGCGGGGGTGATGTGGGTCGTTTTCGAGAATTTCGGCTATACCGACGAGAATTTCGCCGTCGTGACCCTGATGCTGCTGCCCCTGGCACTCCTTTTCGGCTACATTCTCTCCAAAGTGGCGCTGGAGCCCCTCTTTATCACCAACGAGTTGCTCGACCGCCTGCTCAAAGATACGCTCCACGAACTCAACATCCCCCTCTCCACCATCTTCGCCAACGTCGGGATGCTGCTCAAAAAGGAGGCCGACCCCAAGCGCAGGACTCGCCTGGAGCGGATCGAAAAGGCGGGGCACAACCTCCAAGAGCTCTACGAAGACCTGGACTATTTCATCAAAAAGGAGATCGGCACGGTGGAGCGGGAGCGGTTCGACCTGTGTGAAGCCGTGGAGAAGAGCATCCAGAAGATGGAGGATGTCAAAGGGGATATTTCGATACAATACACTCCAAAGAGCCTTTCTGTCAGGGCCGACAGGCGCGGATGCCAGAAGGCGGTGGACAACCTGCTCTCCAACGCCATCAAATACAACCGGCCCGGCGGCCGCGTCTTCGTCGCCATTGAGGGGCAACAGCTCGTCGTCGCGGATACGGGTGTCGGGATGGACGAAACGACCCTGTTTCACATTTTCGACCGTTACTACCAGCGGGACCTGAACGCGTCGGGATACGGCATCGGGCTGCATATCGTCAAGAGTTTCTGTGACGAGCACCATATCGGCATCGACATCGCGTCGAAAGTGGGGGAGGGGACCACCTTCCGGCTCGATTTTGGGAGCGTCGCAGAAGGTGAAAGGAACGAAAAACCATGA
- the exbB gene encoding TonB-system energizer ExbB: MNVEKIADWVDYGFIGLLGLLSLIGLWLILERYFYYRHLDLRSFREKEELEIALGENMTMIASIGANAPFIGLLGTVVGIMVTFVTIGQSGLVETKEIMVGLALALKTTAGGILVAIPVIWFYNLLGRKAEILVAKWEIMKRRGEI, from the coding sequence ATGAATGTGGAGAAGATCGCCGACTGGGTGGATTACGGATTTATCGGATTGCTGGGGCTGCTCAGTCTCATCGGCCTCTGGCTGATCCTGGAGCGCTACTTCTATTACCGGCATCTGGATCTGCGCAGCTTCCGGGAAAAGGAGGAGTTGGAGATCGCCCTGGGGGAGAATATGACGATGATCGCCTCCATCGGCGCCAACGCCCCCTTCATCGGGCTGCTGGGAACGGTTGTGGGGATCATGGTCACGTTTGTCACCATCGGCCAGAGCGGCCTGGTGGAGACCAAGGAGATCATGGTGGGGCTGGCCCTGGCGCTCAAAACCACCGCCGGCGGCATCCTCGTCGCCATCCCGGTCATCTGGTTTTACAACCTGCTAGGACGGAAGGCGGAGATACTCGTCGCCAAGTGGGAGATCATGAAACGGCGGGGAGAGATATGA
- a CDS encoding biopolymer transporter ExbD has product MKIKKFDQINVLPFIDIMLVLLVIVLSSASFVSKGTIPVKLPEASSKAAPVTKFLSIVIDRNGHFYFENEKMGFEALKAKIDTLNPKKDALVIKSDARSQFQNFVKVIDLLKSRGFEKISIETKQ; this is encoded by the coding sequence ATGAAAATCAAAAAATTCGACCAGATCAACGTCCTTCCTTTCATCGACATCATGCTGGTGCTGCTGGTCATCGTCCTCTCCAGCGCCTCCTTCGTCTCCAAGGGGACCATTCCCGTCAAACTCCCTGAAGCGAGCAGCAAGGCCGCACCGGTGACCAAGTTTCTAAGCATCGTCATCGACAGGAACGGCCATTTCTATTTCGAAAACGAAAAGATGGGCTTCGAGGCGCTCAAGGCGAAGATCGATACCCTCAACCCGAAAAAGGATGCCCTAGTGATCAAGAGCGACGCCCGCAGCCAGTTTCAGAATTTCGTGAAGGTGATCGACCTGCTCAAAAGCAGGGGATTCGAAAAGATCAGTATCGAGACGAAGCAATGA